Genomic DNA from Babylonia areolata isolate BAREFJ2019XMU chromosome 9, ASM4173473v1, whole genome shotgun sequence:
cttatactgaagaggtgaatgttgacaaagaataccacaattctgacgacggaagcaaaaggttgggtcattcagacagccactggacatccgaggggtctgtgtagaggagaagagaggactggccgtactgagtgagttaaagcgttggactgtcaatctgagggtcccgggttcgaatcacggtgacggcgcctggtgggtaaagggtggagatttttacgatctcccaggtcaacatatgtacagacctgcttagtgcctgaacccccttcgtgtgtatatgcaagcagaagatcaaatacgcacgttaaagatcctgtaatccatgtcagcgttcggtgggttatggaaacaagaacatactcagcatgcacacccccgaaaacggagtatggctgcctacatggcggggtaaaaacggtcatacacgtaaaagcccacttgtgtgcatacgagtgaacgccgagtgggagttgcagcccacgaacgcagaagaagaagaagacctgaatTCAATATACatctcagtggtggtggtggtggtggtggtggtcgtggtggtcgtggtggtgatggtggtggaaagaCGGCCAAGCCATGTTGAATTTGTTCTCTCATTCTATGTCCATTTTCTTGATCTTCCTGTATTTAATGGGTGACGGACTttccactaccgccaccaccatcatcatcaacaccaacaccaccaccaccaccacaaccacggcATCCCTGTGATGTATGTAAATAAAAGAAGTTGAGGAAAATGGATATAGAATGAAAGAGCATCTTCAACATGGCTTGACcgtctttccaccaccaccaccaccactaccaaaatcACTGATATGAAAACAAATGCAGGACAATACAAGAAAAGGCATATAGAATGAGAGTTCATTTTTCAACAGGGCTTTACCGTcgccatcaccataaccaccaccactacaaccacaccCAATAAgatgtatatattttgtatttgtatttcttttttttttttttttatcacaacagatttctctgtgtgaaattcgggctgctctcctcagggagagcgcgtcgctacactacagcgccaatcaaaaaaaaaaagaaaaaaaaaaaagggtagtgctgtagtgtagcgacgcgctctccctggagagagcagccctaatttcacacagagaaatctgttgtgataaaaaaaaaagaactacaaatacacatacaaaaccaCTTCCATGGACTTGTACTGTGGCAAACAACCGTTTGTCAGCTATTCCTGACAAGttacaacccccgccccccccccccacccgacccctacCACGTCCCACCCCcgtcccacaccctccccccactcactccccccacccccaaaccccaacccctccccccccccccagccacgcATGGCATGATGCATTTTCCCAAACAAAATGCTACGACCCCAGTACTTTGTCGTAATGACTGACGTGAAACTCAAGGACGGCTTTCACCGTGAATGACAAATGGGGAAACCCACAGAGTCTACTCCAGGGGGGGTGCTCCAAGAGAACACAAGTCATTATAGGTAATTTTCAtgtacgaacaacaacaacaacagcaacaacagcagcagcagcaacagcagcagcaaacattCAGAAGCATTTAACTAGTTGCTTGCATCTGGagaatgtcactctctctctctcgctcgcaagCGCGCCGATACATTCTCAGTCACCAGTTAGTGACATCAGTCCACCGTtggcacgcgcgcatacacaaacagataaacagaagcTGGATGGAGATAAAAACAGAACCCCTCCGACgaacccaccccctcaaaaacaacaacaacaacaacaaaaaaaagaaaaaaaagaaaagaaaaacatctgcCATGAAGAACTTGATCTTAAGGGCTACTTGCCGACAGGTCGTTCAactccacacaaaaacaacaaacaaacaaaaaaacaaacaaacaaaaaacaacaacaccaacaacaacaacaacaaaaacccactaaTACGATAATACATGCAACACAAACCCAAGAGCATGCAACTAGACAACCCCCACCTCCTACAAACTGAACACAAATACACCCctctacaaacactcacacacgactGAAACAGAATACACGACATATTCAAAAAAAAGCTAtggaaaagtggagtgatggcctacaggtaactcgtccacctaggaagcgagagaatctgagcgcactggttcgaaccacggctcagccgccgatattttctccccatccactagaccttgagtggtggtctggacgctagtcattcggatgagacgataaaccgaggtcccgcgtgcagcattcacttagcacacgtaaaagaacccatggcaacaagagggttgttcctggcaaacttttgtaagaaaatccacttcgttaggaaaaacaaataaaactgcacgcaggaaaaaaaattacaaaaaagggggggtggcgctgtagtgtagcgacgtgctctcctcggggagagcagcccgaatttcacacagagaaatctgttgtgataaaaacaaatacaaatacaaatacagacattcTTGCTACTGTTTGAACCTGGTCTTTTGAGATCCCTCAGACAAGagcattgtcttctttttcttcttcttcttccccttctcctcctcctcctcctccttcttcttctccttctctgtagtgtagcgacgcgctttccctggggagagcagcccgaatttcacacagagaaatctattgtgaccaaaaaaaaaaaaaaaaaagaaaaaaaaaagagaaatacaaaatacaaaattcaaAAAACAAACTACCAACAACTGAGTATAAGACGAACTTCATAAATACAGATGATCAAGAGAGCGAGACAGGAGAATGAATTAAGTGGTGAGTGGGAGTTGGATAGGTGGctgtggagggggtgcggggggtgggcgggggggggggggggggaggggggccgttCCGTGTGTATTGTATACATCTCAGTGGTGCAGCTGCCTTCAGAGTAGCGGGCCCTGCACTTCCGTTTTCGGCGTGTTGTATCTAATGTAAACAACACGACTGCCCGACTGACTTGAGATGTTGACGAGGGATAGACATGTATAATGGTGTGGGTCTTCTGCAAGCCTTCTATTCACAGAGAGATAATgaaattacagtgtgtgtgtgtgtgtgtgtgtgtgtgtgtgtgtgtgtgtgtgtgtgtgtgtgcgtgtgtgtgtgtgtgtgtgtgtgtgtgtgtgtgtgtgtgtgtgtgtgtgtgtgtgtgtgtgtgtgtgtgtgcgtgtttgtgtttgtctgtacaacaaacagttaatctgacaataaatggtttcagtcagtgtttgtgtttgtgaggagtgggggtggaggggggtggaggggggttgaggggggaaggCGTTGGTGCCACGCGTGCACTCGTGTTTATCGTGTATTTAATTCatatcacggtgtgtgtgtgtatatatgtgtgtatatatatatatatatatatatatatatatatatatatatatgtgtgtgtgtgtgtgtgtgtgtgtgtgtgtgtgtgtgtgtgtgtgtgtgagagagagagagagagagagtgagagagagaaactgagaaacagaaacagatatgcataaagagacacacagaagacacacagatcacacacacacacacacacacacacacacacacacacacacacacagacaaagagagagaaagacagagacagagagacagacagagagggagggagagagacagacagacagacagacacagagagaggcagagacagagatagagagacataagTGAAGggaatagacaaagacagacagaaagacagacacacacacacacacacacacacacacacacacacacacacacacagagtacatgcaTGTACATCAATACTACACGCCCTACGTACTACTATTCCATGCACCAACGCCTTCAGACATGACATGTAAAATCTCTGGAACAACCAGCAGCCCCGGGGAACTACACAGGAAGGCTGCAAGCGACCAGTAACCCAAAAAATGATGAATCAATGCTGCATACCACATTGCAAGTAAAGTCACCCACTATACAAGGAAGCCTTGTGTATTGTACGGGACTTGAGGAGATCACACGCCGATGTTTACGCTGAACTGTTTACTATTCTCCAAACAACGATACAAGGTCTGGCCGTCTTCATGCTACAGACCTGTGTGGTAGCTTTGTCAGCTTATTATTCTTACTACTAACTACTCCCGTACTTATAACCATCGAGTAGTTCCCTTTTCAGCTCAGTGGACGATACTCCTACTATACCACTCtacaactatactactactactactactactgctactgctgctgctgctgctgctgtctttaaACCATATAGACCCACTGTGAAATGAAACTCTGGCACCATCCAACCcatcaccaccccttcccactccccaccccccacactctaccccccccccgtcccccctcctccccctctcattccttccccctcctttcccacccacccccaccacccccttcttacTTCAGCGTCCCCACGCCgcgtcccctaccccccccgcacccccccccaccccccctcccagtgTCAGCCAATCAAATCTCGCGCGCGCCCCTTGGCATGGACCAGTCAGAAATGTGCGCGTGCTGAACTTAAAGGTCGTGACCTGGAGGAAAATagatgggggtgtggagtgggggtttggggtgggtggggggggggggtaggtgggtagggGAGTTGGGAtggtggttggggtagggggggggggaggaggagggggaggggggttgtggcggGTGTGGCGGAGgaatacatttatacacacatttTCCCTTCGGCAAGCCGCTTTACACCCTTTGCTTCTTCTGTTCCTCTTGTATTtttagcgggggggggggggggggggaagatacttCGCGCGCTAGGAAgtgaacccttcacacacacacacacacacgcgcgcacgcactcacacacacaaacaagtgggaagagtggggaggggggggggggaagaagaggtttcggggggggggggggggggggggggggcggggcggtggtggaggggaggtagTGGGGGTAGATGATAAAGGGACCCAGCAGTCCACTGCAAGGCTCAGTCAGTTATTGggaggacagtcagacagagagacatcacaGCCTggttgctgtctctctccctctctctctctaaaacacacacacgcacacacaaccaaaagACTCCAAGTTTTGGGTGGGGGTGAGCAGAGCATGTGGAAGATCATGAAGGACAACCTGGAAGACCTCCTCAGCCCCAACCTCTGGCGCTCCCTGGCCTGCGAGACCGTGGGCACCATGTTCATCGTCCTCCTGGGCTGTGGTGCCTGGATCCAGGCCCCCCCCCCGGGAGTCTCTCCCATGCGGCCCGACGTGGTTCAAATCTCCCTAGCCTTCGGCCTCGCCGTGGCCACCATGCTGTGGGTCTTCGCCCACATCTCCGGGGGTCACTTCAACCCGGCCTTGACCTTGGCGACGCTGGCCACGCGGCGCGTATCGATCGTGCGGGGTCTTCTCTACATCGTGGCGCAGGTGCTGGGGGGCATCCTCGGGGCGGGGGTCCTCTATGGGCTGACGCCGGTGGAGAGGAGGGGCATGCTTGGGGCGACCTTGGTGAGTGTGCAGCCTGCCCAGGCCTTCGGCGTGGAGCTGCTCGTGACGTTCGTCTTCGTGCTGTCCTACTTCGCGTCCAGGGACTCTGAGCGTCAGGACGTGTCTGGGTCCTACCCTCTGACTGTGGGACTGGCCGTGGTCGTGTGCCATCTGTTTGCCGTGAGTAgtggtcgttttgttgttgttgttgttgttattttgttcttttggcGTTATATGCCATCTGTTAGCCGTGAGTTGtggtcgttttgttgttttgttcttttggcgTTATATGCCATCTGTTTGCCGTGAGTAgtggtcgttttgttgttgttgttgttgttgttattttgttcttttggcGTTATATGCCATCTGTTAGCCGTGAGTTGTGGTCGTTTTGTTGTTAATTTGGTTGTTCTGTTCTTTTGGCATTATATGCCATCTGTTTGCCGTGAGTTgtggtcgttttgttgttgttgttgttgttattttggttgTTCTGTTCTTTTGGCGTTATATGTCATCTGTTTGCCGTGAGTTGtggtacttttgttgttgttgctgttgttattttgttcttttggcGTTATATGCCATCTGTTTGCCGTGAGTAGtggtacttttgttgttgttgttgttattttggttgttgtgttcttttgGCATTATATGCCATCTGTTTGCCGTGAGTTgtggtcgttttgttgttgttgctgttgttattttgttcttttggcGTTATATGCCATCTGTTTGCCGTGAGTAGtggtacttttgttgttgttgttgttgttgttgttgttgttaatttggtTATTTTGGCGTTATATGCCATCTGTTTGCCGTGAGTAGtggtacttttgttgttgttgttaatttggttgttgtgttcttttgGCGTTATATGCCATCTGTTTGCCGTGAGTTgtggtcgttttgttgttgttgttgttgttgttaatttggtTATTTTGGCGTTATATGCCATCTGTTTGCCGTGAGTAGtggtacttttgttgttgttgctgttattttgttcttttggcGTTATATGCCATTTGTTTGCCGTGAGTAGtggtacttttgttgttgttgttgttattttgttcttttggcGTTATATGCCATCTGTTTGCCGTGAGTTgtggtcgttttgttgttgttaatttggttgttgtgttcttttgacATTATAAGCCATCTTTTTGCCGTGAGTTGTGGTCGTTTTGTTGTTAATTTGGTGGTTGTGTTCTTTTGACGTTATACGCCATCTGTTTGCCGTGAGTGGGATTTGCGGTGATCtgcagtggaggtggtggttgttgctgaaGGGTCCAcggtgttttcttgttgttaccTGGTTATTTTCTTTGGCATTATATGCTGTTTAGCTTTGAGTAGGAtttgtggtgttctgtagtggcggtggtggtggttgttgttgtagtgtccatggtggctgtttttttgtgttcttgttgtgtactttctttcttctgttctttggcGATATTATACCGTCTGTTTGCTGTGAGTAGGCTTTGTGGTAGTcttagtagctgttgttgttatttgttgtttggttgttctgTTATGTGTATTTGGTGTTATatgctatgttgttgttgatgtgggaAGTTTTTGTGGTGGTCCACAGTGGTTGTTGTTCGGTGGTTCTGTTATGTGTATTTGGTGTTATATGCTATGTTGTTATTGATGTGGAAAGGTTTTGTGGTGGTCTTTaatggttgttgtttgtgttgttgtttagttgttctATGTATTTGGCGTTATATACTATGTTGCTGTTGATGTgggaagtgttttttttgttgttttttttgtggtccttcgtggttgttgttggtgttgttgtttggttgttctgTTATGCGTATTTGGCGTTATatgctatgttgttgttggtgtggggagGTTTTGTGGTGATCCTGAGTGGttggtgttatttttgttgttcttttggtgttgtttcttttcttggttgttttgttgctgttgtctggttttttttttttttttttgttgttgttgttttatttggggGTTTTCCTGTTCGTAGTCACCGAGGTTTCATATGCCCTCTGATTGTTGTATGTAGGCTCTacagttgttgtatttttgttgttcttgggtTGTCTTGTTCgttgtcaattttttttctctcccgtttttttttttttcctttaaaaagaaaagttgtcCTCACTTTGTTGCATGTTGATCAGCAGAAGTATGTCATTAAGCTACTTCTAAAACTGTTCCTGTGTCTCCTTCCTTTGTGTCAGTCAAGTTGTTCATTAATTCCTTTCCAATGGCTAGTGATACAAGTTTACTTTCTTTTCTGCTAAGTAGTCTTCTAAGGAACTGTCCTTCAGTTAGCGTTTTGATAGCTGCAgatggattagagagagagagagagagagagagagagcgttcgtgCGCATGTCGGACATGCGCGTGTGCTTATTACACGCGCGTCTGCGTATGTTAATGTCTGCACGAACAGGCTTGGGCGTTTGCATCAAAGAGGTGAGGTTAAAAAGACTTGGAGGAGAGAGATATCCGTGCGCCCCCTCACGCGCTCTTTAACTGATCCTGCTTGTTCAACCTTGGCTTACATTTGGCACCCACAAGAAaccgcctgtttgtgtgtgtcctatATGTGGAATGCCTGTACGTTACAGCTGCACTGGGTAGGCCTGAGTAGCCCGTGGCCCACGTGTTTCATATTTTGGGTGGGGCCAAAAGAAAATATGCCATTTATTCCTACTGGCTCTTAGCGCTTGTTGAGTTGTTTTGACGTGCGGCTCAGTCTTTCAAAAAGGATTCAAAAGCAAGTATATATGGCTGAAACAATCTGTGCCACACACGTTGACTCaaaaacacttcacacacacacacacacacacacaaacacacacacacacactgtttctggcCGACTATAAGAAGCTACGATAGAGATCTAATTGCCGGAAAACGCCCCAAACAAAAAGAATCCAGTGATAAACAAATGCCAGCAAACCTAGTTACGCAGTCACCCATGAGGACAGATATACCATTGGCAGATTTGAaactaatatttttttttcacatttataGCAGTAATCTGGAACTGGATAAAACCTAACTTTTGGTGATCGGTATTGCAACTTACACACATATTTTAAAAGAAATTATACGTGGAAACCGGTTTGTTTTGAAGGTGTgcattgacttaaaaaaaaaaaaagtcatgtaaaTTCCGTATGCTCATTACTTTtcctaataattttttttaggtCATTACTTAACCATTAAAAATAGGAGAATATTTTGTTCATTTAACtcattaactcagtacggccagtcctctcttctcctctacacagacccctcagatgtccagtgggtgtctcaatgacccaacctttagcttccgttgtcagaattgtggtattctttgtcaacattcacctgttcagtataagagccttccacttgcaatattttgattatggtaattggggtgaaacgctgttaacgtcgtctctttcgccgttcgtatggagaattAATTTGATTCATGCTCCTTACTGGGGGAATCTTTTTGAAAAAGAAGAGTTCTACCTTTTATCATTGTGCATTTATTCCCGatgttattatttattcacctttttttttccctcaaggcctgactaagcgcgttgggttacgctgctggtcaggcatctgatctgcttggcagatgtggtgtagcgtatatggatttgtccgtgaACGCAGTGactcgcctccttgagctactgaaactgaaactgaaactcccgatgaagctttttttcccctttagttTTCAACACTCACAATTTCATTTCCAGTTTAGGTATTATTGGCAATACAGGATTTTTACAACTTATGATTATGCTTTTTAAAAACTTAAACAGAACAAAATTTTACAAAAATGCCAAGAGATACCTTTTCGACTTGGACATTTACATGAACTGCTTTTCAGGCATTCTTTGTCTTAATTCCATTGCATTCTGTGCGTAGTATAGTACGCATTAATTCCTATTCTCTGTTGATAGATGAATTGTCCTTTCTATCCAATTTTCGGAAAAGTGCAATACATTTTACGTTATCTACAATATGTGAAACGATGAACTGTGTTTTCCGTTTTAATGTGTTAAGAACACAGTATATTTCATTTTCTGTGCTAACCGATGAAATGCATTTTTCAATCTATGTGCGAAAAGATGCAAGAATTTTCATTTTATATGCGAAAACATGCAATGTATTTTCAATCTGTGTGGGAAAAGATGCAGcatatttttcattttatgtgCGAGAAGATACAGTGTAAGTTTTCATTCTATGCGCGAAAAGATGCAATGCATTTTCAGTTCTCTGTGTAGAAAGATAGATAGTATTTTCAGTTTTTTGTGTGGAAAGATGGACAgcctttttctgtttgtgttgaaTAGTGCACGACATTTTTATTCAGGtggtaggaggagtttgtattatactccatgtttggtgttacatatacttaccatgtcaaactgatgcaaactaggcctatctgtttgctctgcttggccaaatttcgcgcggctaacagtgaaaagacgagcagtgctggcccggtccgctctcagccaatcaaacgcctctaaacgTGGAAAGATTTTTGCTTTCCATTCAACACGtggagcaaaacaacaacaacaacaaaaaaaaaaaacaaaaaaaaaaaaaaggatgatacgTTCCATGCATGGAAAATTGCAacgacgtgatttttttttcttctcattctgtGCGTGGAACTTTGAAATGAACTGAAGTTTCCAGCTCATCCACCCCAATAACTCATCACCCAACCTCTCTGCACCTTCTCCCATCTCTACCGAAAACATTGTTCAGATCTGGGAAGCTGACTTTGCCAtggttcatctctgtctgtctgtctgtctgttgggtctttttctctgtatgtgtgccttccttctctgtctctgtctctctgcctgtctctcttttcctgccccccccccccccccccccccccccccctcgccaaaGCTCCCATTTTTGCCTATCGCACAGAGGTCATCATACTTACAGCACTGAACAGATAGATTATATTTTAACTAGAGCATAGAGATAggtccgccgcccccccccccctccaacctccccttcccccccccccccccccccccccacacatcccgCAACCTTACTCCTTGTGAACTCGGCCTAAAAAACCAAAACCCCATCCCAGAACCGTTTAAACGAACCATCAATGATGACTAACCTAACTACACCCGCAGAtgtccaacaacaaccaccaccaccaccacacagttaccccacccccaccctcccggccCCCACTCGGAGGGGAAAGAATTCGGTAATCGTCTCCCCCTAATTACGGGTGATAGCTGGTATGTTATGGTAAGCTAAACCAGGGACACTGACTTGGTCCGGATACATGCTATGCTGCCGACTGAATGAAGTGAACTTTTGACGGCagctaggaggaaggtggcagaatggttaagacgctcagctgccaatacagagagtccgtgagggtgtgggttcgaatcccgctctcgccctttctcctaagtttgactggaaaatcaaactgagcgtctggtctttcggatgagacgataaaccgaggtcccgtgtgcagcacgcacttggcgcactgaaaaagaacccatggcaacgagagtgttgtcctctggcgaaattacgtaaaatgaaatccactttcataggtacacaaatatgtaagcatgcactcaaggcctgactaagcgcgttgggttatgctgctggtcaggcatctgctcaacagatgtggtgtagcgtgtatggatttgtccgaacgcagtgacgcctccttgagaaagtgaaactgaaactgaaactgacggcaGCTTCTCCCATCCAGACCGCTCAATTTCCGCCAGAGATTTGAATCAACTGAAGAGACCCTGCCAGGGAAGATAAACAGTCACCATGGACTGAAAACTCCTAGACAGACACTTGACGAGGActggcacactgtgtgtgtgtgtgtgtgtgttggagctcatgtacgtcttatatgtatttgacagtgctttcatatctgtgaaactgcatgtttggtgcatatctgttatgcatgtgtgggtgtatgtgtgaatgtgtgtcttcatgttttacatttatttgcttatttatcatcattgttgtcttatttatctatttatttatttatttatttttttttttattatcatcattactactaccttttttttttatatcataattattatttatttatttatttatgtaagcttatctaatatttattcactttttttttctcaaggcctgactaagcgcgttgggttacgctgctggtcaggcatctgcttgggagatgtggtgtagcgtatatggatttgtccgaacgcagtgacgcctcctcaagttgagctgctgaaactgaaactgaaaactggcacTCAACTGGCGGTAACAGCAGTAAACTTGCATGCTGCAGAGATTTTCAGCCGCCACTGACTACTGACTGACAGCCCAGAACCGGCACCACCGCTACTActgaacacttcttcttcttcttcttcttcttctgcgttcactcgtatgcacacgagtgggcttttacgtgtatgaccgtttttaccccgccatgtaggcagccatactccgttttcgggggtgtgcatgctgggtatgttcttgtttccataacccaccgaacgctgacatggattacaggatcttt
This window encodes:
- the LOC143286031 gene encoding aquaporin-5-like, with the translated sequence MWKIMKDNLEDLLSPNLWRSLACETVGTMFIVLLGCGAWIQAPPPGVSPMRPDVVQISLAFGLAVATMLWVFAHISGGHFNPALTLATLATRRVSIVRGLLYIVAQVLGGILGAGVLYGLTPVERRGMLGATLVSVQPAQAFGVELLVTFVFVLSYFASRDSERQDVSGSYPLTVGLAVVVCHLFAISFTGAGMNCARSFGPAVIMDMWENHWVYWVGPLTGGLLAGLLYDYIFSAGATVAKAQKCLLRTKRPTTAPISSKQEKVPLDESRAAPEVIEIDEKEAAVVTVTPAAESEKEAAAADAAATTATDVDPDPPAITTDSDKAKLTENAGKE